The nucleotide window GGATGCGGTCGAGCTCGACCGCTACGAGGCGCTGCTCGAGGAGAACGACCAGGATCTCTACCAGTGGGTGTCGGGCCAGCGCCCTGCGCCCGAGACGCTGCAACCGCTTGTCGACGACATCGCCCGGACGTCCTGCAACGGCTGATCCGGTCGCTCCGGTTTTCCGAGCATCCTAGGCGACTTAACAGATTGTTGGTCTTTTTGCCCCAAAGCTGCCGTTCAGACAGAACAGGCGGAGACGGTAATGAGCATTCATGCCTCCATGGGAAAAGCGCCGCAGTCCGGCTACATGACCGGGTATCTCGAGACGCTGGCGCTGGTAGAAAGGTTGCATCGCTTGCTCCTCGACGTGATCAAGGATGAGTTCGAACGCACCGGCGTCATCGAGATCAACGCCGTCCAGGCCCTGCTGCTCTACAACATCGGCGACAACGAGGTCACGGCCGGCGAGCTCAAGTCGCGTGGCTACTACCAGGGCAGCAACGTCAGCTACAATCTCAAGAAGCTGGTCGAGATGGGATACATGCACCACCAGCGCTGCGAGATCGACCGGCGCTCGGTGCGGGTGCGGCTGACCGCGCAGGGGCGCGAGATCCGGGATATGGTGCAGGGACTGTTCGAACGCCATTCCGAAGGGCTCGAAAGCCGCAAGGTCATCGACCTCGACGGGCTCGACATGATCAACAACGGGTTGCGCCGGCTCGAACGCTTCTGGACCGACCAGATCCGCTACATCTACTGAGCGGGCCGCTTCTCGTCGGACAGCTGGCCGACGATCATGTCGTTGAGTTCGCGGAAAAGCTTGAGCGTCATCGCGCGGCGGAAATCCTCGTAGCCCTCGGCCACCTCGACAAAGGCTCCGGGCCCATGGGCGACCTCGCCGCGGAAATAGTCGACGACGCGCG belongs to Salipiger profundus and includes:
- a CDS encoding succinate dehydrogenase assembly factor 2, which translates into the protein MTQELREHRLKRLSMRSMRRGIKEMDIILTRYADARLASMDAVELDRYEALLEENDQDLYQWVSGQRPAPETLQPLVDDIARTSCNG
- a CDS encoding MarR family winged helix-turn-helix transcriptional regulator; this translates as MSIHASMGKAPQSGYMTGYLETLALVERLHRLLLDVIKDEFERTGVIEINAVQALLLYNIGDNEVTAGELKSRGYYQGSNVSYNLKKLVEMGYMHHQRCEIDRRSVRVRLTAQGREIRDMVQGLFERHSEGLESRKVIDLDGLDMINNGLRRLERFWTDQIRYIY